In the Marinomonas algicola genome, one interval contains:
- the hemL gene encoding glutamate-1-semialdehyde 2,1-aminomutase, with translation MSRSETLFERAQHRIPGGVNSPVRAFKGVGGTPIFFQKALGAYVYDEDENRYVDYVGSWGPMIIGHSHPKVLDAIREQMDFGLSFGAPTEVEITMAEKVCELVPSMDMVRMVSSGTEATMSAIRLARGFTGRDKIVKFEGCYHGHSDSLLVKAGSGALTLGVPNSPGVPADIAKHTITLQYNDIEEVKQCFSDIGREIACIIVEPVAGNMNCIPPIEGFLETLRDVCDSCGAVLIFDEVMTGFRVALGGAQEKFGIVPDLTTLGKVIGAGMPVGAFGGKREIMEHIAPLGPVYQAGTLSGNPIAMVAGLTALNVISEPNFHSILEEKANALVSGLIEAARQVGIPFHAVSVGGMFGFFFTESNAITSFKEMMACDTERFKQFFHFMLEEGVYFAPAAYEAGFISQAHTQEDIDFTLAAAERAFRKIKSLNNSN, from the coding sequence ATGAGTCGATCTGAAACATTATTTGAAAGAGCACAACATCGAATTCCTGGAGGCGTTAATTCTCCGGTACGAGCCTTTAAAGGGGTAGGTGGTACACCTATATTTTTCCAAAAAGCACTGGGTGCTTATGTATACGATGAAGATGAAAACCGTTATGTCGATTATGTAGGCTCTTGGGGACCTATGATTATTGGTCATTCTCACCCAAAAGTGTTGGACGCTATTAGAGAGCAAATGGATTTTGGTTTAAGCTTTGGTGCACCAACCGAAGTTGAAATTACTATGGCGGAAAAAGTGTGTGAACTGGTTCCTTCAATGGATATGGTTCGAATGGTGAGTTCTGGCACTGAAGCCACAATGAGTGCTATTCGTTTAGCTCGCGGTTTTACTGGTAGAGATAAGATTGTAAAGTTTGAAGGTTGTTACCATGGCCATTCAGACTCATTATTAGTTAAAGCGGGTTCTGGTGCTTTAACATTAGGAGTGCCGAACTCGCCAGGCGTTCCGGCTGATATTGCAAAACATACTATTACTCTGCAGTACAATGATATTGAAGAAGTGAAGCAGTGCTTTAGTGACATAGGCCGTGAAATAGCTTGTATTATTGTTGAACCCGTGGCTGGGAATATGAACTGCATTCCGCCAATAGAAGGGTTTCTTGAGACATTAAGAGACGTTTGTGATTCATGTGGTGCTGTGTTGATCTTTGATGAAGTTATGACTGGATTTCGTGTTGCGTTAGGAGGAGCCCAAGAGAAGTTTGGTATTGTTCCTGACCTTACTACCCTTGGTAAAGTGATTGGTGCTGGCATGCCTGTTGGTGCTTTCGGCGGTAAGCGAGAAATAATGGAGCATATCGCGCCGTTAGGTCCTGTATATCAAGCCGGTACTTTATCCGGCAATCCAATTGCTATGGTAGCGGGTTTGACGGCGTTGAATGTCATCAGTGAACCAAACTTTCACTCTATTTTAGAAGAAAAAGCGAATGCTCTAGTCAGCGGTCTTATTGAAGCCGCAAGACAAGTAGGGATTCCTTTCCATGCCGTCAGTGTAGGAGGCATGTTCGGTTTCTTTTTTACTGAGTCTAATGCTATTACCTCATTTAAAGAAATGATGGCTTGTGATACTGAGCGCTTTAAGCAATTCTTCCATTTTATGCTTGAGGAGGGAGTGTATTTTGCCCCTGCGGCTTATGAAGCTGGATTTATTTCTCAGGCTCATACCCAAGAAGACATTGATTTTACTCTAGCGGCTGCAGAACGCGCTTTTCGGAAAATCAAATCTTTAAATAATTCAAATTAG
- the hemJ gene encoding protoporphyrinogen oxidase HemJ translates to MLWVKAFHLIAVICWFAALFYLPRLFVYHASSEDSISKERFKVMERKLYRGIMTPSAIATLVLGIWLVSYNPSYYMSSGWFHAKLTLVFFLFGYHHACGRLLKKFALDQNTRSHVFYRWFNEVPVIILIAVVILVIVRPF, encoded by the coding sequence ATGTTATGGGTTAAAGCGTTTCATTTGATTGCTGTTATATGCTGGTTTGCGGCATTATTTTATTTACCGCGTCTTTTTGTTTATCACGCATCCAGTGAGGATTCTATTAGTAAAGAGCGCTTCAAAGTAATGGAGCGTAAACTCTACCGTGGCATTATGACGCCTTCTGCAATAGCTACCTTGGTACTGGGGATCTGGTTGGTTTCCTATAATCCTAGTTACTATATGAGCTCAGGTTGGTTCCATGCCAAGTTAACTCTGGTTTTCTTTTTATTTGGGTATCATCACGCATGCGGCAGACTATTAAAGAAGTTTGCATTAGATCAAAATACGAGAAGTCATGTTTTTTATCGCTGGTTTAATGAAGTTCCTGTCATTATCCTAATAGCAGTTGTCATCTTGGTTATTGTTAGACCGTTTTAA
- a CDS encoding chloride channel protein yields the protein MERFLRRVNVKDFFLSSLVSDNTLLSLSLMGGILGGISALVMGGLYWIIHLPATLFMSGNIEGFESLSSIERFLFPLFASFFLVLVTFFLSPSSQKVGVVFVIERLNNHQGNLPFVNSVVQFITAAICLIGGLSIGKEGPAVHIGATFGSVLARKVKLPVVSVEALIACGIAGAISALFQTPLAGVLFALEVVLLEYRLSYVLPVLISSVAATLVSKWLLGDMLIFSFNSIDLPSFTFDLYLACALLALFVVTLSFAFYRIQRIFWLFSHWHFSVRFVIVGLITATLGMLYPEILGTGFDSLSLLLDGGTLLTPLFIVLLLKLLLTGLSIGLGVPGGMIGPTFFIGGLAGVQVALLFDTGMPPHMAIPLFALIGMSAMMAASFQAPLTALIAILEMTHRPEVMLPAMMVIAVSCLVIRILFKQQSLFVERLHYMGLESQLSSSTRFLRQHSIDKVSTPVMLIEPYSNIEQIQDLRSTMVDYVAVKTDKGKFKIVRRNQLLNAFETLELGPQPWIMQKDDVILLDLKRMTEFQSVQVIEIPDSLETMLKWFDRNKIEQALIQLPTTHQLELVEKSKLYHSLLER from the coding sequence ATGGAGCGTTTTCTGAGACGAGTTAATGTAAAAGATTTTTTCTTATCTTCATTGGTTTCTGACAACACATTGTTGTCCCTTTCTTTAATGGGAGGGATTTTGGGTGGGATAAGTGCTTTGGTAATGGGCGGCTTATACTGGATTATTCATTTGCCCGCGACTCTTTTTATGAGTGGTAATATTGAAGGGTTTGAGTCGCTTTCATCGATTGAGCGTTTTCTTTTTCCTTTGTTCGCTTCTTTTTTTCTTGTCTTGGTCACTTTTTTTCTTTCACCTAGTTCCCAAAAAGTTGGGGTGGTTTTTGTTATTGAAAGGCTAAATAACCATCAAGGAAATCTGCCATTTGTGAATTCAGTGGTGCAGTTTATAACGGCCGCCATCTGTCTAATCGGAGGTTTGTCTATCGGTAAAGAAGGGCCAGCTGTTCATATTGGGGCGACATTCGGCAGCGTTTTAGCGCGTAAAGTGAAGCTGCCTGTTGTGAGTGTTGAAGCGTTAATTGCGTGTGGCATTGCGGGCGCTATCTCAGCCTTGTTTCAAACCCCTTTAGCCGGGGTTTTATTCGCTCTTGAAGTGGTGCTTTTAGAATATCGACTCAGTTATGTTTTGCCTGTTTTGATCTCATCCGTTGCGGCTACTTTAGTAAGTAAGTGGTTACTAGGTGATATGTTGATATTTAGTTTTAACAGTATTGATTTGCCTAGTTTTACCTTTGACCTCTATCTCGCTTGTGCTTTATTGGCACTTTTTGTCGTTACTTTATCCTTTGCTTTTTATCGGATCCAAAGAATTTTTTGGCTGTTTTCTCATTGGCACTTCTCCGTTCGTTTTGTGATTGTTGGTTTGATTACGGCTACCTTGGGGATGTTATACCCTGAAATATTAGGAACAGGGTTTGACTCTTTGTCTCTCCTATTGGATGGGGGAACACTATTAACGCCTTTGTTTATTGTACTACTGCTTAAACTGCTTCTGACGGGGCTGTCTATTGGACTGGGTGTTCCAGGAGGAATGATAGGCCCAACATTTTTTATTGGTGGTTTAGCGGGTGTTCAAGTAGCGTTATTATTTGATACTGGAATGCCCCCTCATATGGCCATTCCTCTCTTTGCTTTAATTGGGATGTCTGCCATGATGGCGGCTTCTTTTCAGGCACCATTAACGGCGCTTATTGCCATACTGGAAATGACTCATAGACCAGAAGTTATGTTACCCGCCATGATGGTTATTGCTGTGTCTTGCTTAGTGATTCGTATTTTATTTAAGCAGCAGTCTTTGTTTGTTGAGCGTTTACATTACATGGGGCTAGAGTCACAACTTAGTTCTTCTACACGCTTCCTTCGGCAGCACTCCATAGATAAAGTGTCTACCCCCGTAATGCTTATTGAACCCTATTCTAACATTGAACAAATACAAGATCTTCGATCAACTATGGTAGACTATGTAGCCGTAAAGACTGACAAGGGTAAATTCAAAATTGTCCGTCGGAATCAATTGCTAAACGCATTTGAAACATTAGAATTAGGTCCTCAACCTTGGATCATGCAAAAAGACGATGTTATTTTGCTTGATTTAAAGAGGATGACTGAATTTCAGAGTGTTCAAGTTATTGAAATTCCAGATTCTTTAGAAACCATGTTGAAGTGGTTTGACCGAAATAAAATTGAACAGGCTTTGATTCAATTACCAACGACACATCAATTAGAGTTGGTGGAGAAATCAAAACTGTATCATTCACTGTTAGAGAGATAG
- a CDS encoding DMT family transporter — MSISHVMLWCTAIIWGFAFVAQSAGMESLGPYSFNAARFTMASCALIPLLFLFPSKLNYSIKKLIIVGSIAGVILFIGSSLQQIGLQYTTAGNAGFITSLYIVLVPIFGLLLSQKTTMKAWVGIAVAIIGFYILTIEPGFKINYGDALEFIGAMFWATHVLVIGYYSRHLPAIPLSIIQCIITAILSLIAATTLESHTVEDFKAAWLPLLYAGVASSSIAYTLQIIGQKKVPASISALILSTESVFAVIGGWLFMGEVLSSKAYVGCMFILLGMIISQWPQKKSNRLDAVQVTPT; from the coding sequence ATGTCAATTTCACATGTTATGCTCTGGTGTACCGCTATTATATGGGGCTTTGCCTTTGTGGCTCAAAGTGCGGGAATGGAAAGCTTAGGGCCTTACAGTTTTAATGCGGCACGCTTTACAATGGCTTCTTGCGCATTAATTCCCTTGCTGTTTCTTTTCCCAAGCAAACTGAATTACTCAATCAAAAAGCTCATCATTGTTGGCTCCATAGCAGGTGTTATTCTATTTATAGGGTCTAGCCTTCAACAAATTGGGCTCCAATACACGACAGCAGGTAATGCCGGTTTTATTACTAGCTTATACATAGTGCTTGTGCCAATTTTTGGATTACTACTTTCACAAAAAACCACCATGAAAGCCTGGGTTGGCATTGCCGTGGCGATCATTGGTTTTTATATTCTTACCATCGAGCCTGGATTCAAAATCAATTACGGCGATGCATTAGAATTTATTGGCGCTATGTTTTGGGCTACTCATGTGTTGGTAATTGGTTACTACTCTCGTCACTTACCCGCCATACCTCTATCCATTATCCAGTGTATTATTACGGCTATCTTATCGTTAATCGCGGCGACAACCTTAGAGAGCCATACTGTAGAAGACTTTAAAGCGGCTTGGCTACCGTTACTTTATGCAGGCGTTGCTTCTTCAAGTATTGCCTATACATTACAAATTATTGGCCAAAAGAAAGTGCCAGCGAGTATCAGTGCATTGATTTTATCAACCGAGTCGGTTTTTGCCGTGATAGGTGGGTGGCTGTTTATGGGAGAAGTACTGAGCTCGAAAGCCTACGTTGGGTGTATGTTTATATTGCTTGGTATGATAATAAGCCAATGGCCACAAAAAAAGAGTAACCGTCTCGATGCCGTGCAAGTAACACCCACTTAA
- a CDS encoding Lrp/AsnC family transcriptional regulator — MDKINLSLLKALSENARISYAELGKRVHLSAPAVAERIKKLEEKGVITGYKPQLNLEKIGIPITALIECEVYRTKEREFKSLIMSIDEVIECYNVTGPHAFVLKVAVTSMSTLDQLLERLIDLSDTNTKMILSMPVNENIPNNIEKLADMSDG, encoded by the coding sequence ATGGATAAAATTAATCTTAGTTTATTGAAAGCATTGTCTGAAAATGCGCGTATTTCCTATGCTGAGCTGGGAAAAAGAGTGCATTTATCCGCTCCAGCTGTAGCGGAAAGAATAAAGAAGTTAGAAGAAAAAGGCGTTATTACAGGTTATAAGCCTCAGTTGAATTTAGAGAAAATTGGTATTCCAATTACGGCATTAATAGAATGTGAAGTCTATAGAACAAAAGAAAGAGAATTTAAGTCTCTAATTATGTCAATTGATGAGGTCATTGAATGCTATAACGTGACCGGGCCGCATGCATTTGTGTTGAAGGTTGCTGTGACTTCTATGTCGACTTTAGATCAATTATTAGAGCGTCTAATTGATTTAAGTGACACTAACACTAAAATGATTTTGTCTATGCCAGTTAATGAAAATATCCCTAATAATATTGAAAAATTAGCGGATATGTCAGACGGCTAG
- a CDS encoding Lrp/AsnC family transcriptional regulator, translated as MKLDSFDQKIVALLVDDARLSVSDIGRSINLSRSAVAERLKRLEESGTITGYHAKVADNSQSKVSAYFAMTFSPLSCDLLLAPLTAIPEVKLAHSISGDVDLMVFVEAESMSRLNAIRESFDHLPNIQKVMTHTVLIPRIER; from the coding sequence ATGAAATTGGATAGTTTTGATCAAAAAATAGTCGCATTATTGGTTGATGATGCTCGTTTGTCTGTTTCGGATATAGGTCGATCAATTAATTTATCAAGGTCTGCGGTTGCTGAACGACTTAAACGACTTGAAGAGAGTGGCACCATTACAGGTTATCATGCCAAAGTGGCTGATAACTCTCAGAGTAAAGTGAGCGCTTATTTTGCGATGACATTTTCTCCTTTATCATGTGATTTACTGTTGGCGCCTTTAACAGCGATTCCTGAAGTTAAGTTAGCGCACTCAATTAGTGGTGACGTCGATTTAATGGTGTTTGTTGAAGCTGAATCTATGAGTCGTTTAAATGCGATTAGAGAGAGTTTCGATCATTTGCCTAACATCCAAAAAGTAATGACACATACTGTGCTGATTCCTAGAATTGAGCGATGA
- the yjeH gene encoding L-methionine/branched-chain amino acid transporter yields MTEFIKTLGPWQGIAMTVTTFVGTGLMVLPAMSVTEAGDFAFYSWLITVLIIVPIAIVFALLGSRFPSSGGASHYIGQAFGETAEKAVGWLFLSILLVGPGVAIKVCAYYLAIVLNVSGEWVLSLSILTIIGLLLFGIVGIQTSAKIQTLIAIVMIMAVLLLASQGDIISSTETIHTPLSIPEWQQALSAVSVVFWCFLGIEVMAHMGAEFKNPARDFPIAMLGGITLVVLTYLTLVLLISWHHTYGSEMKDSQSIAILVEKLMGLTASKWFSAGAFLISFANTAIYILGFGRMVHALSNKNAMPSYFKKLNKYGSPGRSVVLVCIICLFSTLTTELLNFELYWMIEMTNGTFLVIYSLATIASLKLFKGKLKILSYLSLISCLVIAFQIGLGMLFAAAAVTLAYFWEHFQATKLTSTSINAKL; encoded by the coding sequence ATGACTGAATTCATCAAAACACTAGGACCATGGCAAGGTATTGCCATGACAGTGACCACCTTTGTCGGAACAGGGTTAATGGTATTACCTGCCATGTCAGTTACCGAAGCCGGCGACTTTGCCTTTTACAGTTGGCTAATCACGGTGCTTATTATCGTCCCCATCGCCATTGTCTTTGCTTTATTGGGATCTCGATTCCCATCTTCCGGCGGTGCGTCACATTATATTGGTCAAGCCTTTGGAGAAACAGCAGAAAAAGCCGTTGGTTGGCTTTTTTTAAGCATATTATTAGTTGGTCCAGGCGTTGCCATAAAAGTATGCGCTTATTATTTAGCTATTGTGCTCAACGTATCGGGCGAATGGGTATTAAGCCTTAGTATACTCACCATTATTGGGTTATTACTATTTGGCATAGTCGGCATTCAAACTTCAGCAAAAATTCAAACCTTGATTGCAATCGTTATGATTATGGCCGTACTTTTGCTGGCATCTCAAGGGGATATTATCTCGTCCACTGAAACCATCCACACCCCTCTTTCTATTCCAGAATGGCAACAAGCCCTCTCAGCGGTAAGTGTTGTTTTCTGGTGTTTTCTTGGAATAGAAGTTATGGCACACATGGGAGCCGAATTTAAAAATCCAGCTAGAGATTTCCCCATTGCGATGTTAGGCGGCATCACACTGGTTGTATTAACCTACTTAACTCTGGTTCTGCTAATCAGTTGGCATCATACCTATGGCTCTGAGATGAAAGACAGCCAATCCATAGCAATATTAGTCGAAAAGCTCATGGGGCTAACGGCCAGTAAATGGTTCTCAGCGGGGGCTTTTTTAATTTCTTTTGCTAACACAGCTATTTATATATTGGGATTCGGCAGGATGGTACACGCGTTATCGAACAAAAACGCCATGCCCAGCTACTTTAAGAAACTAAATAAATACGGTTCCCCAGGTAGAAGCGTGGTACTCGTCTGTATTATTTGTTTATTCTCGACCTTGACAACAGAATTACTCAATTTTGAACTATACTGGATGATTGAAATGACAAACGGCACGTTTTTAGTTATCTACTCATTAGCGACTATAGCGTCATTAAAATTGTTTAAAGGTAAATTAAAAATCCTATCGTATTTATCCCTTATCTCTTGTTTAGTGATCGCTTTCCAAATTGGTTTAGGGATGCTATTTGCCGCCGCCGCAGTGACCCTTGCTTATTTTTGGGAACATTTTCAAGCAACTAAATTAACCTCAACCTCTATTAATGCCAAACTTTAG
- the luxS gene encoding S-ribosylhomocysteine lyase: MPLLDSFRVDHTRMHAPAVRVAKSMSTPSGDQITVFDLRFCVPNEEILSERGIHTLEHLFAGFMRDHLNGDQVEIIDISPMGCRTGFYMSLIGTPSEEKVASSWKAAMEDVLNVVAKEDIPELNEYQCGTYEMHSLDEAKDIAKNILQRDVQVNSNEELYLSEEFIAQHS; the protein is encoded by the coding sequence ATGCCATTGCTAGACAGTTTTCGAGTAGACCATACACGCATGCACGCCCCAGCGGTCCGTGTTGCCAAATCAATGTCCACACCAAGTGGAGATCAGATTACGGTGTTCGACTTGCGCTTTTGTGTCCCAAACGAAGAAATTCTTTCTGAAAGAGGCATTCATACTTTGGAACATTTATTTGCTGGATTTATGCGTGACCACCTAAATGGCGACCAAGTCGAAATCATCGACATTTCACCAATGGGGTGCCGTACCGGCTTTTACATGAGCCTCATTGGTACACCATCTGAAGAAAAAGTAGCCAGTTCTTGGAAAGCCGCAATGGAAGATGTGCTGAATGTTGTTGCTAAAGAAGACATTCCAGAGTTAAACGAATACCAATGCGGTACTTATGAGATGCACTCTTTAGACGAAGCCAAAGACATTGCGAAAAACATCTTACAGAGAGATGTACAGGTTAACAGTAATGAAGAACTGTACTTGAGCGAAGAGTTTATTGCGCAACACAGTTAA
- a CDS encoding UPF0149 family protein, with product MKDRPVSENELDGADLYDRLDFYLSNYGSDRSITCVSELDGFFTSLACGQTTLLPEEWLPAIWGTSEDQPNWESIEQKDEYLHLVFILYVETMDTIVSGQCQPVFMEYDSGDSAEVLVEEWCVGFMRGALLTGANYQSDKAFIDEVFAPMRLFGTEKGWKKLETMNKEEIEFWKGNIQPCVIRLAQSCHPEIQFSNELDENPVIH from the coding sequence ATGAAAGATAGGCCAGTTTCAGAGAATGAGTTAGATGGAGCTGATTTATATGATCGATTGGATTTCTATTTATCTAATTATGGTTCTGATCGGTCCATTACATGCGTTTCTGAATTAGACGGCTTTTTTACATCATTGGCATGTGGGCAGACTACGCTTTTGCCTGAAGAATGGTTACCTGCTATTTGGGGGACTTCTGAAGATCAGCCTAATTGGGAGTCAATAGAGCAGAAAGATGAATACCTTCATTTGGTTTTTATTCTTTATGTTGAAACGATGGATACGATTGTCAGTGGGCAATGCCAACCTGTTTTTATGGAATACGACAGTGGAGACAGTGCGGAAGTGTTGGTAGAGGAATGGTGCGTTGGTTTTATGAGAGGCGCATTATTAACCGGTGCCAACTACCAAAGTGATAAAGCTTTCATCGATGAGGTATTCGCTCCAATGCGTTTATTTGGTACAGAGAAAGGCTGGAAAAAATTAGAAACAATGAATAAAGAAGAGATTGAGTTTTGGAAAGGCAATATTCAGCCTTGTGTTATTCGGTTAGCTCAAAGCTGTCACCCAGAAATACAATTTTCCAATGAGCTTGATGAGAACCCAGTGATTCATTAA
- a CDS encoding reprolysin-like metallopeptidase, with product MKTWIALFTFALSSIAYAENFWTVETSEKLNNSLQSQPKIRQTPDNPEQETVISPTPIPLETTENSALTVDLNGLKSRLLSLQDANRGEFKDIELPLPNGTFATYRFTLSSIAAKELLEKYPSMQAFKGVDINNPNNTGRFDIANQGFRGMFNHNGKRIFIDPIAENSTRYSSYFSDDIGHIRKNFIDEILKSQQTNKPTPQLKGSSSDSLRTFRLAITASYPYTEFHSSQASNYFSDPKTVALEEIHTLVNRLNDVFQNDLSIKLELIGRQDELIITQASNDPFHGNSFLDLSVNQTFIDNTVGSQSYDIGHLLSTQAEAGIAGRAKLGSACQQETKAQGFTGIDTPTYDSEFFSFVAHEIGHQFNAEHTFSSTGTDCIDQLSLHSAYEPGSGSTIMSYAGSCGIDNLQNASDNYFHAHSIEQITNYITSGNGQCGTVTTSNNAHAFVDAGLDFVIPANTPFMLRGTANDSDNDLLSYTWEQLNLDSGLPQSTSGDGPLFRSFPPSSSSVRYLPKLTSIANNTLTIGESYPTTSRTLTFRITARQTTADPANAAFGTSYDDVDVIVDGQSGPFRITQPSTDVEWKLGETYMVTWDVANTDLTPVMCTNVDLLLSSSNGERFSDVFLEKNTPNDGQTTILISSDESHKNARLIIQCNDQRFFAMSQANINLNKASTGEEKDPFNFSNTKSGSASILFLVGLGLIFRLKILNKQKQNKRLSESINVR from the coding sequence ATGAAAACATGGATCGCATTGTTTACCTTCGCTCTATCTAGTATCGCATACGCTGAAAATTTCTGGACAGTCGAAACAAGCGAAAAGTTAAATAATTCACTTCAAAGTCAACCCAAAATACGGCAAACACCAGATAATCCAGAACAAGAAACGGTAATTAGCCCAACGCCCATCCCTTTAGAAACAACTGAAAATTCCGCGCTAACCGTAGATTTGAACGGTTTAAAAAGCCGTTTGCTATCGCTACAAGACGCAAACCGTGGTGAGTTTAAGGACATTGAATTACCGCTTCCCAATGGTACATTTGCTACCTACCGATTCACACTGTCTTCCATTGCAGCCAAAGAATTACTCGAAAAATACCCTAGCATGCAAGCCTTCAAAGGTGTCGATATCAACAACCCTAACAATACAGGCCGCTTTGATATTGCCAACCAAGGCTTTAGAGGCATGTTTAACCATAACGGTAAACGTATTTTTATTGACCCAATCGCTGAAAATAGCACTCGATACAGCAGCTATTTTTCCGATGATATTGGCCATATTAGAAAAAACTTTATCGATGAAATTCTTAAATCACAGCAAACCAATAAACCTACCCCTCAATTAAAGGGAAGTTCTTCTGACTCATTGAGAACATTTCGGCTCGCGATAACAGCTAGCTATCCCTATACGGAGTTTCATAGCTCTCAAGCCAGTAACTACTTCTCCGATCCGAAAACCGTCGCATTGGAAGAGATTCATACTTTAGTCAATAGGCTTAATGACGTTTTTCAAAATGATTTAAGCATTAAGCTAGAGCTTATTGGCAGACAAGATGAGTTAATTATCACTCAAGCAAGTAACGACCCCTTTCATGGGAACTCATTTTTAGACCTCAGCGTAAACCAAACCTTTATTGATAATACGGTAGGCAGCCAATCCTACGATATTGGGCACTTACTATCTACTCAAGCTGAGGCAGGTATTGCCGGACGAGCAAAGTTAGGCTCAGCATGCCAACAAGAAACCAAAGCCCAAGGTTTTACAGGAATTGATACACCTACATACGACAGTGAATTCTTTTCTTTTGTCGCCCACGAAATAGGCCATCAATTTAATGCAGAGCATACCTTCAGTAGCACAGGAACGGACTGCATTGACCAACTTAGTCTACATTCTGCTTATGAGCCCGGAAGTGGTTCAACTATTATGAGCTACGCGGGAAGCTGCGGTATAGATAATCTACAAAATGCCTCAGACAACTATTTTCATGCGCATTCCATTGAACAAATCACCAACTACATTACGTCTGGTAATGGTCAATGTGGGACAGTAACCACATCAAATAACGCTCATGCCTTTGTTGATGCGGGCCTTGACTTTGTGATTCCTGCAAACACACCATTTATGTTAAGAGGGACGGCCAACGACAGCGACAATGACTTACTCTCGTATACTTGGGAACAGTTAAATTTAGACTCAGGATTACCCCAATCTACCTCAGGCGATGGGCCTCTCTTTCGCTCATTTCCACCATCAAGCTCTTCCGTTCGCTATTTGCCTAAACTGACCAGCATTGCTAACAATACCCTCACGATTGGTGAATCTTATCCGACAACATCACGTACGCTAACGTTTAGAATAACCGCCAGACAAACCACTGCCGATCCCGCAAATGCAGCATTTGGTACATCTTACGATGATGTTGATGTTATCGTCGATGGGCAATCGGGACCGTTTAGAATCACCCAACCAAGTACGGATGTCGAATGGAAGCTTGGCGAAACCTATATGGTAACATGGGATGTCGCTAATACAGACTTAACACCTGTTATGTGTACCAATGTCGATCTATTACTGTCTTCGAGTAATGGCGAACGTTTTAGTGATGTATTTTTAGAAAAAAATACTCCCAACGATGGACAAACAACCATTCTTATCTCTTCGGATGAGTCACATAAAAATGCCCGCCTTATCATTCAATGCAACGACCAGCGCTTCTTCGCTATGTCACAAGCCAACATCAACTTAAATAAAGCCAGCACAGGCGAAGAAAAAGATCCCTTTAATTTTTCCAACACTAAGTCCGGCAGTGCATCCATTCTATTTCTTGTAGGCTTGGGGCTTATTTTTCGATTAAAAATACTCAACAAACAGAAACAAAACAAACGTCTCAGCGAATCAATTAATGTCAGATGA
- a CDS encoding rhomboid family intramembrane serine protease, whose protein sequence is MKKYISPNNTHFLLLIIGLIFLFILCAPYSNEWKSVLILNLSKPEQVWRLITAHFTHWSWPHLIVNAFGLLLFHLLFKNEVGSNPSETNSTKEHQALNVKSIVTALIFILLMSNFYIFFAYSYEFYLGFSSILYGLYSYCAVRCLAVDKVTNGFILLAIFLQIQPWFAVYNSSTLIGLTVATDVHTAATTSGLVLAGYHTVKQCFTKRI, encoded by the coding sequence ATGAAAAAATACATTAGCCCAAATAATACGCATTTTTTATTGCTTATTATCGGGCTAATTTTTTTGTTTATTCTGTGTGCGCCTTATTCTAATGAATGGAAAAGCGTACTGATTCTAAATCTCTCCAAACCGGAACAAGTTTGGCGGTTAATAACAGCTCACTTTACACACTGGTCATGGCCGCACCTCATCGTAAATGCATTTGGATTACTGTTGTTCCACCTTCTCTTCAAAAATGAAGTTGGCTCAAACCCAAGCGAAACAAACTCAACTAAAGAGCATCAAGCTCTTAATGTTAAATCCATCGTTACGGCGTTAATATTTATCCTCTTAATGTCTAATTTTTATATCTTTTTTGCGTATTCATACGAATTTTATCTTGGTTTTTCGAGTATCTTGTATGGTTTATATAGCTATTGTGCGGTACGCTGTTTAGCCGTAGACAAGGTAACAAATGGATTCATATTATTGGCCATTTTTTTACAAATTCAACCTTGGTTTGCGGTGTACAATTCAAGTACATTGATAGGATTAACAGTGGCCACTGACGTACATACAGCGGCCACAACAAGTGGACTGGTATTAGCTGGTTATCACACTGTAAAACAGTGTTTCACGAAACGCATATAA